The Solanum lycopersicum chromosome 8, SLM_r2.1 DNA segment ccaacttgtatatgggaaagcttgtcatcttccggttgagttatagcaaaaagccatgtgggctatgaagaagttaaaaatggattggagcgaagctgcagagcaacggttaaatgggttgaatgaacttgatgaatttcgcttgaaagcctatgaaagctcagccctatataaagaaaagatgaagaagtatcatgacaacaaaattgaaaaatgagagtttatggtcggggatttagtgcttctattcaattccagattgcgcttgtttccaggcaaactcaagtccaaatggactggtccttacacggttatccaactattccctcatggagcagttgagttggaaactaaggagggtgtgcggttcaaggtgaatggacagcgcataaaaatctatctcgggcatgctgaatcggcgaatgaagtgatcgaggcataccatcttgatgaagtctgagtaatcaagttgccccagtcgtgccgcgacattaaatcaggagcttgttgggaggcaacccaatacttatcgtctttttaataatggtagcattttttctattaatgggttttaaatttgcaggcacatcaccaggaaattctgcagaaaactactccgcagtagccactgacggatacaacgacggaccgttgccAATGCAATGGACCGTCATATGcatccgtcacaccaggtacgtatttctgtcatttttgaaattagggcacacacgacggaacctacgACGGGACGTCGCaagtgcgacggaccgtcgtcggggaaccatcgcgcgattaatgaaatcTACCCGACCCGACTTggctggacccttttcaaaatctaaccgtttatactccccacccctccatatttcaccccattaATTCCTTATTCCCCTCATCTCCCCTcacttttcaacttccacacttcccctcaCTGATCATTGCTCCCAAAATCCTCCCAAGCTTCATACTCATCATCCACTAGTCGGTGCTACTGCTGTAGGTGTCTACCTTGCTAACTGAATCATCCTCCGtttgttttcttctccatttccaaggtatgtgtctctacatttatacttagttatcttgcattttggttttgtagttagtattagcttagttcttagtcgtatactGTTTCCtctatatgattatgtctaaacctaggctcaaaatgttcatatgtgccatgttgataaccctgggcataggtgattttgcttTGGTAGTTTCCTAGgtcgttgggatagacacatataggttcacaacactacaagaccatgtgggttcatcggggatgcgtagggtacccccagttctaaCATTGCtactcagaacgagaccccgatgacggcccgtcgcacacatgacggaccgtcgtagggtccgttgcacaagccctagcacccctgcccaacgacgcctgtgacggaccgttgtcttcacgacggtccgtcctgcacaaccattctggttgtcagagaccctgtttctaagggtctctcaacaTTTTCTAACTGTCCTACGACagactcttacgacggaccgtcgtacctatgacggttcgtcctgcatgatcgtcatgatggtcagagacttctctgataagggtctcccaacattttctaagtgtcctacgacggactcttacgacggaccgttgtacctatgatggtccatcctgcacgattgttatgatggtcagagacctctctgataagggtctcccaacattttctaagtgtcctacaacggactcttacgacggatcgtcataccAACGACGGTCCGCCTGCACGATcatcatgatggtcagagacccctctgataagggtctcccaacattttctaagtgtcctatgACAGACTcttacaacggaccgtcgtaccaacgacggtccatcctacttgaccgtcatgatggtcagagacccctctttcAGGGTTCTTTCCATATACATAGACCaagtacaacacgacggacctcatgacggtccgtcatatccACGACGAACTGTCATCTAGcccgtcgtgtgatacagtttcactatcactaacacactattttaatgttttatgttgTATGGGCTTGCCTGTCTTGTTTGACATTACTtgtactaatagtgatcctttgcaagtactatctactatggcacccaagcaagaccgagcctacgcacgcgggcgatccaggtctgttgccccgtctgcacgcttgatcatcgggtctgatgatgagtgggaccctgaatatgtgcccccaggcacttccgcaccttcccgtgctgcacgtgcccccagagccacacccaagacggtggcgtccggtgtactcactgcctcccagtctgatgagaagcgcacactgaccggcacaccctctgggtcagccacaaatgaggaaggagcgtctggctccttaggagtatcctggtccgaggaagcttcaggctctgctgaggttcccgcacccgccactgctgcagcgtcggccttgtctgatgaggctgacagttccgactctacatccggcgcaccagcccaggtctccaccccagcctctgaccagccaaaccggtggtgcttcgaaggccagtttcaagtttactccgacgccaaattcctgactgataaaggagtaatgactcggacactcaccttggagcggcgggtacttacagggagtctcccatcgatgccggagatccacaacctattcaccaggcatcgcttagaaTGGACAGCCCATctgttgggacgatacagtgaggaagtggtccgagagttctacgcatcctacgtagcgactctccgatcacagattgataggcgggctgctcctgctaaacaggccccactggagtaGGTTCCCTGCCAGCTATTCGCCgattcctatacggcgagagtgcagatgctacgcgGACTCCccacactgccgagtttgactaccgtttgcagatagtgaaggatggccagttcttgcgcgagcaggcactgagagagaccaccaagaggttgatggccctgcacctatcagtcgacggagagggtgcagattgggtcactgagccgaagggggccatcaagaaggccaacctcacgttcgtagcgaagttcttgtggctgctcgtccgtcactgcctttctcccacagctgctgataacatcgtcactGGGGATCGAGCAGTATTGATAGCGGCGATGATTGCCGGATTTGAGgtcgacttcgcatggcttctccaggcagtcatgcacgagagggaattcaaggtcactactacttaccccttcccgtgtatgattttTGCTCTTTGCAGGACCACAGGTGTgaccatatggcacatagattaGTTGAAGACCCCGCAAggcaccgttgacgtcggcctcatcagagacgaggccaataagttggccccacgtcgagggccccgtcAAGATCTGCTACCACTtactgatgatcttgcggatacggtggcccaggcccgcaccgctacacaggcgtccacttACACTACCCCGGTctagtctatcccgggtagtagcccagccccgagctcctctcgcacagcccctctaccgttaccggccccgcttgctagggtccaaaaactggaggcacaaatggccacccttctgcatcatatccagccgtggatgcagaattCTATTACAGAGTCTGAAGCGCGTatggagaggaagatgcagcggaagattgctgaggttcaccagcgcctcgatgcatttgagttgagagtgttagcccgtCCAGCCcttccggtagatgtgtcgactctccaggctgcagtcgacagtttTCATGCAGACATCGACACTATCCTAGAGGCAAGAGTGCCGGAGCTTGTCGAGCCTGTTGAGGAcactgtattggcggccctgtttgctacttcagaacttcccccaccttcccctcgagagagtgccaaaagcataagttgagggtggctaatgcataaacaaccttcgttatggccctgacccgactttgggtattgtgtaccttgactcatggcaaagccatgagttgagggtggctgttttgaggaatgctctggaaagtggggttgaaagaacaaaagagagaaagaacaaaagtaaatggactcaagaactcgttggaaaaaaaaaagctgaatgcggagattttgagcgaaaaatgcagaagagaccatctacggagcttatgacggtccgtcgtgcatgtgacggtccgtaggtggcagcgtaaagaagctgctgaaggaagatggggaattctgaccaagtgtgggattacgaagcttgtgacagtccttcatggctatgacggtccgtcctgcaggttcgtcgtgaagatcagagaagtgatcccagtacccaaattcaaagagttgatgtttttgaaacgagaccctcaacagaccgttgtgcctatgacggtccgtcacacttgccgtcgaggggaatgaagaaagcagcagaagaattgcaccaagtatgggacgacgaacttcacgacggtccgtcatgaccacgacggtccatcgcgtggtccgtcgacccagccacattttggcagatttccagtaattagaatccttgtttaattaggtttttagtttttacaaatagttcgaaaaacctcgtttttaggttagactctgtgagattaaacatcatatcattagactttgtgttttagtgtttgatttttggagattcttacaagtaatttttggtgattaatcaagcaaattttcggactttattctttctcattgaagtaagtacatgaattcttgtttaacatatttgaatattgtgtttatggctttgaggaactaaactccataactagggttgtgggaaacataggcaaataatgagataaaccctagctaaaataacaattctagaatagtgtcttgcatgtattaataattctttcgcttagaagtctttttaacggatgatcaacgttagaactcgccttaatgctacttgccggaccaaggaggtagataataggaaaagaattattaacatagatttagtgtatactatctaataggctagtattgattggtacgaggtaataacttagtcaaatatcgaatacgatgcttaatatgaggtaaagataagggttaggaaagcaacacacgcagccggaccaaggtgcggagtgagattttctagataccggaccaaggatttagaaatacataacttatcactttgcatgcaagatactaggaaatagttgttatagttagatttataaagttatgaacctgtggggaacacgtaaaccctagttactttgattaattgattaaaacccaaaattaaaagctgttaagtgtctctgtcaagtttgttagttatttttacttattaggaaatacaaacccccctttttatgcttttactttctaaggaagtcatcaaccgaacaatagtaatagcaggttgaagttaagtctagactattttcctcgtaggaacgatcccaacctcactagttgggttatttacttgacacgaccgctttacttctcatttgagaagtaagtttgagcgtatctgCTCGCGTCCCaagagtttgacactcctcttttGACTATTTCCCAgatcgctgctaagaaaaaatTCCACGTTGTACTGTATCCCTTTTGATGTCGTTCGCGCCTGTGGtttgtttttggagaattcattaTTTCGGATGCTCCCTAAAAGGattgagataaaactcgtcagcataaaaatgcaattaagatgggagacagtgtcttttaccatgtcgacacttaATTATTCTCCTCGACATTTGACGTCAACTCGATTGGTTTGACGTAATGAAAATAAAGCTTATGTCCTAtgtttgcaatataatcttcaatgtatTACTTCATTTGATGTCAACATAAAGGAAAGTTGATGCGGTGTGCTAGTATTTCTCTTAACGTCGTCTTCGATGCCCTTCTAGATGtttacttttatcaaaataaaagaatgcagTTGATGCTGATGGATAAATATTTCTCTTGGGATGTTCGATTTCCTATCTGGCATTGCATGGCTTCTGgaggggcatgaatatctttccACGAGCGtaaatttctgcgaggtatgaaatcttctcacgaTGCATAACTTTTCTGCGACGCATGAAATCCTCTCAATATGCATAAATTTCAACAAGGCATGGAATCTtgtcgtgatgcataaatttctgtgacgtatgaaatcttctcgcgatgcataaatttctacgaggtatgaagtcttctcgcgatgcataacaACGAGGCATggaatcttctcgtgatgcataaatttctgcaaggtatgagatcttctcacGATACTTggatattaactcgcgatgcataaatattgactcgtgatgcatggatattgactcgtgatgcatggatattgactcgtgatgcatgatcttcctcgatgcatgaatattgactcgcgatgcatgttTCCGTGATGCATATATATTGAtttgcgatgcatgatctttcgcgatgcatggatattgactcgcgatgtaTGATCTTCTGCGATGCATGGATATTGACTCGTGATGCATAATCTTCCGCGATACATGGATATTGACTCGTGATGCATAATCTTCTGCGATGCAtaaatattgactcgcgatgtcATCCTCGGTACTAAATGAAGATAGTACTTTAATCGAGAAAGATAGTGATCTTCTGGGTGCTTTCTGGATAATCATATCATCTCAAATGATGATAATCGTAAAATGCCTTCTAGATAGTGCATCGTCTtgatcaacaataaaataactgACCCCTTCGGGTAATTCATAGTATCATATCCAACATTATGACGCAGATGACGTCCTTTAATGAAACCGTAAATTCTTCCTTGAGATTTTCGCTTGATTCACCTTCGAATATAGCTGGACGttctttataaatttcatgttgttggaaattgattgaaataaacaattcatattccCAAGTCTCAGACATAAGCGATATAAAATGATTCTTGCTTCTAGGAAAACTATTGATTTTGGGATAGTTTTTTCCTCCTTTGACTTCTCCATATTCATCAATCGGAAGAGTTTTCTGATTTCAGAGCAAAGCTATAAacctacgtccacaaaaaaattgtatttttaaaaacgAACTGATATGTGTTGATTTCTTCATTTGTCTGCTCCTTGACCCGCTATCTCCGGTTGATTTCCCGATctcccgactcttgatagagaagataaaatattttatgtcaaaacaaatgaaacataaaaggaatttctttttaggaaaataaattttcagaagtaatattttgaaaaaggtCACCGCCAAATGTCATGTCACGTCAGGCTTAGCGAACTTCTTTGAGCCTGATGCTTGGAGGTATATCTGATTATTCGCTAAGGATTTTTCAGAGTCACTCCGGACTTGTAGATCCATgctgaaattttgaggccaCCCTCAAAATTTCTATCCTAATTAACTGTCTTGCTTATCTTTCCATTGTAACTGAGTAGATCGctgaatttttgagatcttctcaaaaattctgtcccaatTGTAAATCTCGAAGTATCTTCAGCCTTTACTTGCtgaggaaaaatatttttcttgagaATTTTTAGTCCCTCTCAAAATTCTATCCCAGTTTGTATTGTAAAATGGAATAGAAATCCCACGGGAGATATAACAAAATCGTTGTGGCGCCTACATATCCtattgaggcaggaatcaggtcaaacgtagttccctcTCAAAGGTAACAACAATAAGAAACTTACAAAGAAAcagaccgaggccgacataggccgcctacgtatctcattcttgagaattcaggtaaGTAGTAGTTCATTACAAAGAGgaataaaaatttaagcaaaacaaatacaagcaaataaatgacagaaatacaAACTGACTTCACACGTAGTATCTTTTGACAACATCTGAGTTGATTGGTTTTGGCCATTCAGTGTCATCCATATCCGACAGGAACAAAGCACCTACGGATAATACTTTGCGAACTATGTAAGGACCTTGCCAATTTGGCACAAATTATATTTGATgctcgtcttgatgaggaaaaatgcgCTCAAGgaccaactgaccaacttcaaaaattctgGCTCTCACTCTCTTGTGAAAAGCACGAATCATTCTCTGTCGATACAACTGACCATGAAAAACAGCAACCATTCTCTTCACATCGATCAATATCAACTGATCAATTCTCTTGCTCACCCATTCAACATTACTCaactcagcttcttggatgaaTCTCAATGAAGGTGTTTCAACTTCAGCAGGTATGACTTCTTCTGTTCCATACACTAGAAAGTATGGAGTAGCTCCAGTCGACATTCTAACAATCGTTCGATAACCCAATAAAGCATATGGAAACGTCTCATGCCAACCTCGGTGAGTGTCAGTCATTTTGTCATTTTcctcagaatcttcttgatattcttattggcGGTCTCTACAGCTTCGTTCATTTGGAGGTGATAAGCAGTTGAGTTTCGGTGAGTAATCTTAAGTTGCTCACGTATATCTATCATCAAGTGACTGTTAATGTTCGCACCATTATTAGTAATGATGGATTTCGGTACTCCAAACCTGCATATCAGATTATTTCGAACAAAATCAGTTACAACTTTCTTAGTTATCGACTTGTAAGAAGCTGCTTCCACTCACTTGGTGAAGTAATCAATGGCGaccaaaatgaatctgtgtccattTGAAGCGGATGGCTCTACCGGACTAATGTCATCTATGacccaagctacaaatggccaaggtgaactcatagcattaagttcgtgaggtggcactCGGATCAAATCACcatgcacttgacatttatgacatttctgcacaaacttgcaacaatcattctccatagtcatccagaaataacTGGCTCGAAGGATCTTTCTTGCCAAAGTGAGCCTATTCATATGTGTGCCACAAACTCATGCATGTATCCGTTCAATAAGTTTCGCAGCTTCAAAAGCATCAACACATATGAGAATACCCAAATCTAGAGTCCTCCTATAATGGACTTCTCCATTTAGAAAGAAATTAAGCGCCATGAGGCGTATCAACCTCTTTTGGTTGGATGTAACATATTCTGGATAATTCTGGGACTccaaatacttctttatatcaGAATACCATGGCAAACCATCCGGTTCTGCTTGAACATGTTAACAATGGACAAGATGTTTCTTCAGTTCTATATCCAAAGGATCAATGTAATCTGTATAAGGATGTTTGATAATTGAAGCAATGGTGGcaatatcatcagccaactcattctgtattctgggagtatgtaTGAATTCGATCTTACAAAATCTTTTGCACAAATTCTGTACATACTGCACGTAAGGTATAATCTTCGAGTTCTTCACGGCCCATTCTCCTTTAACATGATGAATCAACAAATCTGAATCTCTGATAATCAATAACTCATAAACGTTCATGTCAATGGCCATTTTCAAACCGAGGATACAAGCTTCATATTCGGCCATGTTGTCCGTGCAATTAAATTGGAGCTTAGCCGCCGtaggatagtgctgaccagattctgaCACTAAGACCACCCCAATACCTTTCTCTTGATGATTTTCCACTTCATCAAAGAATAGTATTCAACCTGGATATgcttcagaaatatcttcacccacaaatgacacttcttcatcgtgaaaataagtCTTGAGCGGCTCATATTCTTCGTCAACGGGATTTTTTGCAAGATGGTCAGCCAAGGCTTGTGCCTTTATCACcttctgagtcacatacacaatatcaagttcgcTCAACAACATTTTCCATTTAGATAACTTTTCGGTCGACATCTCCTCTgggaaaatatacttcaatggGTCCATTCTGGAAATGAGGTATGTAGTATAAGAAGATAAATAATGCCTCAAATTCTGGGCAAGCCAAGTCAAAACACAACACGTTCTCTCCAACAGAGTATAATAAGACTCGTATGGAGTAAACTTCTTGCTTATGTAATAGATATTCCTTTTGTTCTTTCGtgtctcgtcgtgttgaccaagtacgcATCCGAATGTTGTATTTCAGACAGAAAAATACATCAACAATGGACTCCTTTATCGCGGAGGAACCAATATCGGTGGATTGGACAAATAGTCCTTGATAGCATCAAAAGCAGTCTGACACTCTTAACTCCACTTTGTCAGAGCGTCTTTCTTCAGCAActtgaagataggctcacaCACCACGATAGTTTGAGCTATGAATCGACTGATGTAGTtcaacctccctaagaaactcatcacctcttttctcatCTTCGACGGAGGTAACTTTTGAATCGCCTTAATGTTGGAAGGATCGAGCTCAATACCTATTCTACTAACTATAAATCCCAAAAAATTGCCAGCTGGTACTCCAAAATCACATTTAGCGAGATTCAACTTCAAGTTATACCGACGCATATGATCAAAGAACTTTTTAAAATGTGTCAAATGGTCCGAACTCTAGTGGGACTTGATTATGATGTCATCTACATACACCTCAATCTCCTTATGAATCATGTTATGAAATATGGTCGTCATATCCCTCATATAGGTAGCACCAACATTTTTGAGGCAAAATGACATCACTCTGTATTGATATACACCCTAAGGTGTAATAAAAACTGTCTTTTCTGCATCTTCTTCATCCATTAGAATCTGATGATAGCCtgcgtaacaatccacaaatgactaCATTTCATGCTTAGCACAGTTATCCATTAGAATATGAATGTTTGACAAtggaaaattatcctttgggCTAGCTTTGTTGAGATCTCTATAGTCGAAACAAATTCTGATCTTCCCATCTTTTTTGGCAACCGGAACAACATTGGCCAGCCATGTCGGGTATTGCGTCACTTCTACCAGAAAAGACTTAATCTGCTTGGTAATTTGTTCCTTGATCTTCATACTCAACTCAGGCTTGAACTTTCGAGCCTTTTGCTTCACCGTACTGAACCCTGGATTAATCGGCAGTTTGTGAGATACAACATCGGTACTCAGTCCTAGCCTTTCTTTGATCTTTATTCAAGTAGATGCTGATTTTGACCTCTTTGACACAGTCTTGGTCTCTTATATTTACAGTTTTAGTTTCCTCTAAAATCGGTTTATGCTGATTTTCAAACTACAGAAACTTTCAGTAACATATTCCGACGCCTCACTTCCCTCTTTGTATTCATCAACCTCGTCATCACCAgactcattttgttcattcagatcgtgacatgacatgacattggccGGTTTAAAACTTACATTAATGAAACCATTATCAAACAAAGTTAGGTAACCAAGGTATAAAAGAtgagtaaattaaaaaaatttaaaataaaagaggctttcatttcaaattagatAGAATGGTGCAAACTTTGGCCATGGCCTAGGGCCACGTTGCCTTTTTAAACATCACGatggaaaattaaaattcatacaGTTAAGAAAATGCAAAATGATAGGTCTCTGTCCTCTTGCGGACTACCACCGatttaaatatgcataaaataatgcCCTTCTACCAAGGAGTTCGGGGGATCAGGATGGGTGTGGAGGTCGAGTTCTGCAGCATCTCTCATGGCGCAATATCACAAAATTCTGTCAGCTCGATTAATGATAACATCAATCTCTTCAAAAAGgacacagattccttccccaagGTCCTCCTGCTTGGCATATTAACAGAATGGAAATGATTGATCTAGATGAGGGATTGGCTTGGCCAATGCTTgatacttcttcttctttttcttctcatcctcaTCTGTGGGTATGTACCCCAAGCCATACCTCACACCTTTGACGGGAACTTGACTGGGCTCAACAATTCCTTAGGAATTCCTTCTCAATCCGAAACCTGGTTCAAATCAACTTTGCAACATCATAGTAGAAATCATCTTATACACAGAAGGCATGAGACGACTGTGGGGCCAAGTCTTCACCGGTGGCATTTACCAGATCCACTGTGTAGATATCAGTACCTCGAGACACTACATCTATAATCAGTGCTTGTCTTCCAGAATGACTAACTTCGCCATGAATGAATAGCTCTCCGTCTTCCAAACGAGTTTCATCATCTGATGCAGTGTAGAAGGCACAACTCCAACCATGTGAATAAAAGGCCTTCCCAGAAGAAGTTTATTGCTGGTAACGATGTCCAAGACTTGAAATTGTACACTGAATTCTGCCAAATCCATTTGGATGATCATATTCACTGCTCCCAATGTATCTCTCTGAACCCCATCAAAGGCTCTTACATTGACTTGGTTTTGTTGCAGCTTCCTAATGTCAAACTTAACTGCCTCAGTGTTGACAACGGGCAAATATTCAGACAAGATCCATCATCCACAAAAACACGATTTACGACTTTCTCGCAGCATACGATAGTGATGTACAACGCCTTGTTGTGTTACCTCCCTTCAAAAGGTAACTCATCGTCACTGAAACTTATCCGGTTCCCTCGGATGACTTGGTTAACCATAGCGGCAACATTATTATTGCTTGTGTCGACGGGGacatatgtatcatcaagagaCTTCATCAAAGCTTGCCTGTGCGATTGAGAACTCATCAGCGGGGCCCATACAGAAATCTAGGTGGGGTCTTCTCCAAATGGTTGACAATGGAATAATCTTTTGGCTGCATTCTTCTCCAGAATCCCTCTGCCTCACCCTCGCTTATTGGCCTTTTATCTTGATCCTTCTTTTGACCTCCGAGAGCAAGCTCCTCAAGAGTATAACATCTTCCGGATTGGGTCATACCTTGTGTACCAGCAGTCTCAATCACAAATTTTAGCTTGGTAAGAGTTTTTGATCgcaccaaggcaacaacctTTGCGGGTGTTAAGTTAACAAACTATTTCTTCTCTTTGATGCTCAAGGAAGTTACAACCTTTTCCAACTCGTCATGAATGATTGGAGTTATCACTTTCATCCCACACCAATCATCGTCTGTTTCTATCATACTGACGTTGCCGCCTCCATGATTTGGCAAATGATTGGTATTGCCATTACGTGTAGCTAGTTTGAGAGAACCCACCTCTTGGTCGATTAAATCCTGAATCTTGTGATTGAGGTTGATACAGTCCTCAATATCATGcccaacactgttggaatgataagtACACCTCTGATCTGGCCTatagaattttgaattgatataaCCGAGCTAGGGTCCCACTGGATGGATATATCCAGTCGCAGCTAGTCGCTCATACATCTTTGTTCGTCTTTCTGCAAGCGCGGTGAAATTCCTTGAAGGTTTCTTCTCTAACCAAGGTCGAGGGGGATTATAACCTCCTTGTGGGGGAGGCATCTGTTGATAACCTCGATTGTTCGGACGGGGAGTTTGATTCCTGGGATATGAGTTTGTTTGGTAGTTTGGCATTAGAGATTGGTAGTTTGGGTAGGGAATTT contains these protein-coding regions:
- the LOC138337990 gene encoding uncharacterized protein, whose protein sequence is MTDTHRGWHETFPYALLGYRTIVRMSTGATPYFLVYGTEEVIPAEVETPSLRFIQEAELSNVEWVSKRIDQLILIDVKRMVAVFHGQLYRQRMIRAFHKRVRARIFEVGQLVLERIFPHQDEHQI
- the LOC138337991 gene encoding uncharacterized protein, giving the protein MAEYEACILGLKMAIDMNVYELLIIRDSDLLIHHVKGEWAVKNSKIIPYVQYVQNLCKRFCKIEFIHTPRIQNELADDIATIASIIKHPYTDYIDPLDIELKKHLVHC
- the LOC104648878 gene encoding uncharacterized protein, encoding MSCHDLNEQNESGDDEVDEYKEGSEASEYVTESFWFSTVKQKARKFKPELSMKIKEQITKQIKSFLVEVTQYPTWLANVVPVAKKDGKIRICFDYRDLNKASPKDNFPLSNIHILMDNCAKHEM